The genomic window ACACCCACCTTTTCAGTAAAAGacctttaatttctttaactTCCCTAAAATGGTATTCACAGCATATTACTTGATATGCTTAGTGATTAATATTCAATCCTAAAGACTTAAGTAGTTCAGTATTGAATACAAATACTATCTAGAGTCCGTTATTCATTTTTACACTTGTATTTTAGCTGCTTTCTTTGCCTTACTGAACCTAGACATTAGTGCCAAGGCTTCACTCTCTACCTGTTGTCCCCTTCCTGCTTGCCATTACTCAGCAAAAAGGtcttatttctaaataaaataggaaaaaggtTAAAGTGCTTACtctctctcactgtggctgttttcAATCCCTTCTCCTTGTTCTCGTACCACAGACATATTATCAATGATATACATATGCTAATATACTTTCAAAGTGCCTTTGAGAATTAAAATTTGTAAAAAAACTTCTGgcgcttttttttttgtcatatatTATTCTTTTCGGtcggggaaaaaaaaccctgttccAAATATATGCCTTAAATAATTACTTAGGCTGTTTGCTACTATTTCGTTTTATTGTTCTACGGATCCTAATAATAGTTTAATAGCTTAAGAACAGAACTGCATTCAGATAAAGTGGATTTTTagcccctgctgtccccataTGGGAGTTTCTGAAATTACTGTCATTCTGCATTTTGCAGTATCGGGTTAAGAGCCCATATTCAGAAATACACGAGAAGCCGCAATTACTAATGAAAACCTGACTCCGAGGGACACTGTACAAGTGCAACTTAAAAGACGTAGAAGTTAAATAAGTGAGACATAAAGGACAGAAAAGttaaatctgaaagaaaattcaagTGAGAAATCTCCGCAAATGAAAGAATCCATGGTTGGTTTTTGGGTCTGCGTGACTGCCTCAGTGCTTGCAGAGGATGGACTGCGGCTGTTTTAAGAGCCACTACGTGCACAAGAGTTGTACTGCTGCTTTGTAACAGCAATGgtctaaatatatatatacacatatatatatatgtattagaCTCTGACGGCTGATTTTTACTATTCCAGCTCCTCTTTTTTTAGTGTCTCATTTCACTGAAATTCCCGCATATAAACAATTGTCTTTTAAACCACCTAAAgctctaatttttcttctttgcaatTCACCAGCAGTGCTTTGCAAATACTCGAGGGTAAAACTCGGTGCTTTCTGAACATTGAGTGAGGAAGGCAAACAAAAGTGAGACAAGGAAATGTGGTGTTGATATGTTCGTTTAAAAGAGTAAGCAGAGAGCATGAGGCAAAATGAAGGGAGTTTGCATCCCGGTGACGGTGCTTGACtcaaaatagttttgaaaaGATAAGGGATATTATCCTGTGTATGTAGTGCTCCTATGGTGAAGAACTCTTACACATTTAACTCTTAGCATGTCTGACTTGTAAAAGCAAAACCTGCTTGCACCACTTTGCAGTAGTTACTATCGTATCCAGGACAACTTGTAAGAGTATTTGAGACCGCCCTTAACAGGTGATGTAGTGCCACTTATGCAAACTCGCTATTATGTAAACCCAAGACACCAGCTTTTATCCCCTTCGATTTCGCCAAACCTCAACCACCCAATGAATTAACCAGCGACGCAGCTCTTTTTATTGTGCAAGTAGGGGCTCTTAAAAGAGCCTTTGGGTCGGGTGTGGACTACCTGAGCCTTGCGGGGAACGGCTTCGCTGGAGACTCAGGCGCGCTCGCCGCGGATGCGACGGGCGAGCTGAATGTCCTTGGGCATGATGGTGACGCGCTTGGCGTGGATGGCGCACAGGTTGGTGTCCTCGAAGAGCCCCACCAGGTAGGCCTCGCTGGCCTCCTGCAGAGCCATGACGGCCGAGCTCTGGAAGCGCAGGTCGGTCTTGAAGTCCTGCGCGATCTCGCGCACCAGGCGCTGGAAAGGCAGCTTGCGGATCAGCAGCTCGGTCGACTTCTGGTAGCGCCGGATCTCGCGCAGCGCCACCGTGCCGGGCCGGTAGCGATGCGGCTTCTTGACGCCGCCCGTGGCCGGCGCGCTCTTGCGGGCCGCCTTGGTGGCCAACTGCTTGCGGGGTGCCTTGCCGCCCGTCGATTTACGCGCTGTCTGCTTCGTGCGCGCCATCGCTCCGCAAAATCCGCTCACTGCCTCCCAAAGCCTTACACAGAGAACACTGTTCCAGCCGCTCCGCCGCGGGGCTACTTATGGGCGAAGCTCCCCGCCGATTGGCCGGCCGTGCGAGACCGCCCGGCTGCTATTGGACTATTCGCGTGAACCCGGGAAAAACCCGCACCTCCCGCCAGGGGAACACGCCCTTCGCCATCCCTTCTGCttccccggccccgccccttCTCCACGGCCGCCGACCCGGACCGATCTCCCCCCGCCCTCCCCATGCTGTTCCCTCCCTCTTTGCCGACCCTCTGGGACGCTTTGGCGCTGGCTCCCGCCGCCACGAACAGCGGTTTGGAAGGCAGAGGGGTGGCGGGAACTACTGTAGGGGAGTAGCAGGCTCTCATCTCACCGTTCACGTACGGTATGGGCTTGCCCTCTTCCAAACCCACTCCTCCCCTCGCCAGTCCGCGGCCTCGGGACCGACCGCTGGCTAAAGCTCGTATCGGCAACAACCTTCTCCCGCGCGGGCTCGTTGTTTCTTCCCGCTCAGTAGCCGCGTTCGGTTCAGGGCCGCGGCAGAAAGGCTGAAGGCGCAGGTGGCCGCCGGCTTTTCGTGCCAAGCGAGGCTTTCATGGCTTCTCCCCTGCCAGGGTCTAAGCCCTGATCTTGCTGCGGGGAGCCCTCCCTGAGCAAGCAAGGAAGGGCTGCGAGCGCGAGCGCCACCAAGCCCCGCCCCCCTCGGGAGCCT from Pithys albifrons albifrons isolate INPA30051 chromosome 3, PitAlb_v1, whole genome shotgun sequence includes these protein-coding regions:
- the LOC139669412 gene encoding histone H3, translated to MARTKQTARKSTGGKAPRKQLATKAARKSAPATGGVKKPHRYRPGTVALREIRRYQKSTELLIRKLPFQRLVREIAQDFKTDLRFQSSAVMALQEASEAYLVGLFEDTNLCAIHAKRVTIMPKDIQLARRIRGERA